The genomic stretch GGGGAGAAAAAAGAAAGCACAGCTAACAAGGATTCATAATTTGGATCCATGTTTCGCCCTTCGTATTGCCCTGAAAGAATATATACTTCATGACCTTGTCTCCAAAGAACTTCAATCCATTTTTCTGTTTCCAATGCAACTCCATCAACTCCACCTATTCTACCAATAATAATTCCTATTCTCATTTTTTTAAAATTTAAAGATTAGTGATATAATTTTTTTTGTTTGGTAAAAATACAATGGCAAACTTGCTTTTTGCAAATTTATTTCATATATTTGAGTAAGAATTTTATAGAATTAATATTTAAAATAAATAATTATGGCAAGTAAATTATACAATTTGAGTCACTTACAGGAAATCAGCGGAGGCAAAAAAGAATTTGAAAAAGATATCATTGAAACTTTTTTAAAGCAATATCCTAAAATTATTGAGAAAATGAGGGAATTTTTTAATGATAAAAACTGGGATCAATTATCAGAAATTGCTCATAAATTTAAGTCAACTGCAACTTTGTTGGGTATAAATAAAATTTATGAAAAAGACCTTGAACTGGAAAAGGAAGCAAAAAAGAAAAATAACCTTGACGACATACTATCTCTAATAGATTCAATTAAAGAGCTTTCAAAAGAAGCAGGCGAACAATTAAAGCTTAAGTTGGAAAATTATTAAAAAGGTTCTATGTCAAATACTGTGAGTAATCAAATTTGATTCACAGATTCCAAAATCACTCTTTTTGTAATTAATGGATTTTCGCCAAATTCAGATATATCGGGACTAAAAGATTTACCTTATTAGAATATTGCATATAAATTAATTTTAATCTGCAAAGTCTGTGGCTTTAATATTTTTTTATCCACATAAATCAACATAGAACCATTAAAAAATCCTAAAGGGGAGTTCTATAAATACATTCGCATTAAGATTTTCAGAGTTTTTTATAGACAATGAAAAAATTTGAAACACTATCGGGATAATGTAAAAATTTTTGAAGAAGTATATGAAAAACTCTGAAAACCCTTTGGGAGCAAAGATAATAAACAATCTGACTGCGTTAAAAATTTTCTCAATAGCTACGGCTATTCAGAAAATTTTGTGCCTTGCATCTTATTCATTATCTTTGTTTCTTAAAAGAAATGTATTTATAGAACTCCCCTAAAAATATTTTAAATTGACATTTGGTATAATTTTGTTAATTTTGAACTTTATTTTAATTTTGACTTTGTAAGTTTACAACTATGATAAAAAGGATTTCTTTTATTTTAATAATACTTATTCCACNNNNNNNNNNNNNNNNNNNNNNNNNNNNNNNNNNNNNNNNNNNNNNNNNNNNNNNNNNNNNNNNNNNNNNNNNNNNNNNNNNNNNNNNNNNNNNNNNNNNCCTAAAAATATTTTAAATTGACATTTGGTATAATTTTGTTAATTTTGAACTTTATTTTAATTTTGACTTTGTAAGTTTACAACTATGATAAAAAGGATTTCTTTTATTTTAATAATACTTATTCCACTTTTATCTTCTGCTCAGGGAAGACGACCAAACCGAAAAGAGTATTCCAAATATCCTAACAGCCGACAAAAAAGAGAAGAAAAAATCTACAGGCACAATAGCCTTATTTCGTGGAAGCAATGGTACGAAGATGGCAAAAATAAAATGAGAAAACAGTATAAAAACACCAAAAGGCATGGTAAATGGTCGGAGTGGTACAGAAACGGAAATAGAAAAAATCTAACAACTTATTCCAATGATTCAATAATAGGTAGCACTTTTGAGTGGTACGAAAACGGTGTTGTTATGTTTGAGAGAGTTTATAAGGACAATTTTTTTGCTCATTTAAAACATTACAGCTACGAAAACTTTCTTGTTTACGAAGAATTTTATCTTCCTGAAAAAACTAAAAAGATTGAATATAAATGGTATAGAAACCATCAGAAAAAAGAAGAAAAATTTTTAATTGACGGTAATATTCAAAATAGAATTGTTTATTATTCAAACGGAAATAGAAAACTTGAAGAAAACTACTTGTATGGAAAAGTAACAGGCAAAGCTAAATATTGGAATGAATCGGGAATTCTTAAAATGGAAAAAAATTATAAAAACGGAATTCCTATAAAAGTTACTAATTATAATGATGAAGGTAAATTAGAAAAAGTTAATATTCTTGATAAAGAGAAATATAAAAAGCTTAAAAAATAGGATTTTAACACATTTTAAAAAAAAAGTGAATTTTTTGCTTACCTTTTGAGTTTTAAATTGACTAATGAAAAAAAAGATATAAATTATGAAAAATACATACTTACTAATTATCATTTTATTTGTTTTCCTCGTTTCATGCAAAAGCCAAAATAAGAAAAATAACAAAGGTGAGGATGAAACAACAGAAGTAAATGTAGTCCAAAATAATAACAATGACGAAGAAGAAACTAAAAACTATTACAAAAAGCAAAGACAAATAGTGGAAGGCTATGTAAAAGGCGGTGCAAATTTAAATGTTATTATTGACGAACTTGGTATTGGAGAAATAAACCCTTTGATTTCTGTAATAATTGATGAAAGCGGAGGATTCAATATTGATACAGAAATTCCTGAACCGGGGATTTATCAATTAAGATTTCCTAACGGTAGCATACATTTGTTTCTTAGAGGTGGAAAAGTAACTATAAAAACTGATATTTCAAATCTTGGTGATTATGAAATTATCGGTTCACAGGAATCATATCATTTAAAGGAAATGTATATGCTTTTAAACAAAACAAATAACAAATTAAAAGCGATACAGAAACGTGCAGAAGATTATAAAAAAGACAAAAAGAATAACAAAAAGTTACTTGCATTAGTTGATTCCATGCCAATTTATTACAGTGCTATTGGAAAAGAAAAATCTCAAAATCTTAGAAAATTTATTGACAGGATAGACACATCAATGGTTGCTATTTTAACTGCTCTTTACCTTGATGTTGATGAAAATTATAACTATCTTATTGAGCTACGTGATAAATTTGAAAAAATATGTCCGCATTCAAAATTCTACAAACAATTTGATGATAAAATAAGTGCGATTATTCCTACAGGACCGGGTGTAAAAGTTGCAGAAATTGCTTTGGCTGATTACAATAATAAAGAATATTTACTTTCTTCCCTTGAGGGAAATGTTACATTGTTATATTTTTGGGCTTCATTTGATAACAAATCTCGTCAAGATAACATCTTGATAAATAGCTTGTTTGATAAATACAAAAACAAAGGCTTTAAAATTTATTCCGTATCTTTAGATAGTGAAAAAGATGAATGGAAGGATGCGATTGTTAAAGACAAAATATCTGAATGGATAAATGTTTCGGACCTTGAAGGCTGGCAAAGTCAAATTGCAAATATTTACCGCATTGATGGACTTCCTTATCTTATTTTAATAAATAAAAAAGGAATTATTATTGACCGTGGTTTTAAATCTCACGAACTTGAATCAAGAATAAAGGGACTTTTAAAATAGCATCTCCTTTAAAATGATTTTGTTAAAAAAATATGACATTGTTAGCTTTTGGCAAACATTAACTTTTGCAAGAATAACAAATGCATTTAAAATTATTACTTCATATTATTTGACAAGAATTTTAAGAAGAAATCTACACTGGGGAAATCCCTTAAGCATTTCTATTGAACCAATAAATACTTGTAACCTTTCTTGTATTGAATGCCCTACAGGAATGGGAATTTTAACGAGAAAAGTTGGTTCTATGCATATTGAGAAATACAAATTATTGATTGATGAAATTCATAAAAAAACACCTTATCTCACACTTTATTTTCAGGGTGAACCATTTATGAATAAAAACATATTTGAATTTATCCGCTACGCTAGTGAAAAAAATATTTATGTTGCAACTTCTACAAACGGACATTTTTTTAATTCTGAAAACATCCGCAAAGTTGTAAATTCAGGACTTAGGAGATTAATTATTTCCATTGATGGAACAACACAAGAGGTTTATGAAAGATACAGAAAAGGAGGTAATCTTGATTTGGTTTTATCAGGGATAAAAAATCTTATTAAATATAAAAAAGAAAATAAATCAAAGGCACCGCTAATAATTTTGCAATTCCTTGTTTTACGTCATAATGAAAATCAGATTGAGGAAATGAAAAAGCTTGCAAGAGAATTACAAGTCGATAAACTAACTTTTAAAACCGCACAGATTTATGACAACGAAAATGCAGAAGAAATTGTTCCAAGTACAAATAAGTTTTCACGATATAAAAAAGATAAAAGCGGAAATTACAAATTAAAAAACAAGCTTTACAATCATTGCTGGAGATCGTGGCAGGGCTGTGTTATCACTCAAGAAGGTAATCTTGTTCCTTGTTGTTTTGATAAAAATGCGAACTATTCTTTTGGAAATGTTTTTGAAAATTCATTTGAGCAAATCTGGAAAAGTGAAGGGCTAAAAAAATTCAGGCAATCAATTTTGCAAAATAGAAAAAATATTGATATTTGTACAAATTGTACAGAAGGCACAAATATTTGGATATGAGCAAGGGAAATTTTTTTGAACAAGTTTACAAAGTAGCAAGGCAAATTCCTAAAGGGAAAGTTACAACCTACGGACATATTGCCGAATATTTAGGTTCCAAAGGATCTGCTCGAATGGTTGGCTGGGCAATGAATTCCAGCTTCTCATCAGATATTCCNNNNNNNNNNNNNNNNNNNNNNNNNNNNNNNNNNNNNNNNNNNNNNNNNNNNNNNNNNNNNNNNNNNNNNNNNNNNNNNNNNNNNNNNNNNNNNNNNNNNAATTTTGCATCATCAATTGAATTATCGGCAGTAACAGCGTAAATTCCGAGTCTGAAAAGTTCGTTTTTTATTCTAATATTTCTTTCAAGACCGGCAAACATTTCAAAGTGAGAGAAATTTTCATCGGGTATTAGTAATGTACCTGTACCTGCTGCAATACCTAATCCTAATCGATTTATCAATGGAACTTTATTTAACAATGTACCTTCAAAATGGTGTATATAGTTAGCTCTAAAAAATTCGGTTGAAGTGTTTAAGGTTGGTCCCAGTAATTGAAAGGAAAAAAGAGGATCGGAGAAAATGTATAAATCAGAACCTCTGAAATACCTGTATTCCAAAGGTCTGAGAGCTTTTCTATTTACAAAACTACCGGCTGTTACATTCCACCTTGAAGTACCGAATCTTGCTAATTTCATTTCACTTTTTGTACCTATTTCCAAGTAATCAAAATTTACTTCACTGTCAAATAATCCGAAAATGCCTTTGCGATAAGCGAAAAAAAGTTCAGGGTAATCAGTTCCTAAAATTATTTTTTTATTCTTTTTTATAATATACTTTTGTCCTATTATATATTTTAACTTAAGCTTTATCTCCGTTTTTATGTATCTTTCAAAATCATTAGCATACTTTATTTCACCAAAAACATATTTAGCCCATTCTGAAAGTTGAATATTTTTTAGGGGATCTTGGTCTGAGTATTCAAAAGTGAATTCACAAAAAAGTCCGTTTATTATTTCCATTCTTTGAGCAATGCTAATGCTTTTTGTTTTAATATAATTGCTTCGACTAAATAGATGTTCTAGTGATGAATAAGTATTTATTTGATCATAAAAATATCCTGTTTCAATAAATGTTCTTACAAATTTCTTTGGCAAGTATGTTAATCCTACACCGATTTTGCCTTTTATATCTTCATTCTTAAAACCATAATCTATAAAACCTCTTGTTTCAAGAATTATATTATTATCAAATTCTTTCATAAAATAACCAGGGAGTGTGTGCCTGTAGCCACCAATACCTAAAAAATTTATTTGACCCAATAATCCGTCTATAAAAAACTCATTACCTTTTGCCCTGTTTCTATGACCTGCACCTACAAGTAAACTCCAAAAGTTAATTTTGTTAAAAGCAGAATCCCTTTTTCTGTAGTATTCATCGGAAGTATAATATCTTTCAAGACTATCGCTTTTACTAATAAATTTCAATTCCGATTTTTTTAATGTTATTGGGCGTTGATTTTTCCAGAATATTGAATCTTTATCAAAAGCATCAACTTCATATTCTTTTATTTCATTAGTAAAAGTTTTAGGTGGAAACTCTTTATTTAATTCATAATGTGAGTGATCTATTCGCGTATTTCCTAAAATATTATATTTCCCATCACGAATTGTATAAAAAAACTCCCTCCTAATCGGAAGATATTTTGAGTCTTCAATTTCCTTATAATTTTGAATTACTCTAAACTCTTTACAATAATTTAATAGTGGACTTTTTATTGTTAAATCAACAGCTTTTATTGCCCAACTACTATCTTCAATAAATAAAAGTCCGGAAAAAAGTATTTCAGTTCTAAAAATTGGAATTACCCCAATTTTGTAAATTAATTTTCCATTTTCAATAAATGAACCTTTAAATTCATATTTGTAACTTAAAGCTGAATTGCTTGCAATAGGAGATAAAAGTGGTTTTTGGGATAAAGCAGGAAAATCTATCAGGTTTTTATAAAAATTAAAATCACAACTGGAAATGTCTTCATAAACAATATAAGGATTTTTGCTAATCTTTTGTTGAGGTACAATTGAGTTACGACCGTATTCCATTCCAAAAGAAGCAGTTTTTCCAATATGTCTTTTTTTTTCAACATAATCATGATGTGCAATTACAACCTCCTTGTAGGTTGAAGGTGCTTTAAAGTAGCTTTCTGTTACTGATTCTATTAAATTTAATTTTTCATTTTTTAACTGTACCAACAAGTCTTCTGTTTCCTTTTTTCTTGACGAATCCTTTATCGGAATAGTGTCGGAAGCTTTTATTTTTATTAGTTTATTTTCAATTGACGTTTTAGTGTATGTTTTGCATTGGTATGTTTCAATTTGGCTCAAATAATATTTTCGTTTTTCCCTAACCTTGGCAAGTATTTCTTTTGACCGAT from Bacteroidota bacterium encodes the following:
- a CDS encoding Hpt domain-containing protein; this encodes MASKLYNLSHLQEISGGKKEFEKDIIETFLKQYPKIIEKMREFFNDKNWDQLSEIAHKFKSTATLLGINKIYEKDLELEKEAKKKNNLDDILSLIDSIKELSKEAGEQLKLKLENY
- a CDS encoding thioredoxin family protein, producing MKNTYLLIIILFVFLVSCKSQNKKNNKGEDETTEVNVVQNNNNDEEETKNYYKKQRQIVEGYVKGGANLNVIIDELGIGEINPLISVIIDESGGFNIDTEIPEPGIYQLRFPNGSIHLFLRGGKVTIKTDISNLGDYEIIGSQESYHLKEMYMLLNKTNNKLKAIQKRAEDYKKDKKNNKKLLALVDSMPIYYSAIGKEKSQNLRKFIDRIDTSMVAILTALYLDVDENYNYLIELRDKFEKICPHSKFYKQFDDKISAIIPTGPGVKVAEIALADYNNKEYLLSSLEGNVTLLYFWASFDNKSRQDNILINSLFDKYKNKGFKIYSVSLDSEKDEWKDAIVKDKISEWINVSDLEGWQSQIANIYRIDGLPYLILINKKGIIIDRGFKSHELESRIKGLLK
- a CDS encoding radical SAM/SPASM domain-containing protein — protein: MILLKKYDIVSFWQTLTFARITNAFKIITSYYLTRILRRNLHWGNPLSISIEPINTCNLSCIECPTGMGILTRKVGSMHIEKYKLLIDEIHKKTPYLTLYFQGEPFMNKNIFEFIRYASEKNIYVATSTNGHFFNSENIRKVVNSGLRRLIISIDGTTQEVYERYRKGGNLDLVLSGIKNLIKYKKENKSKAPLIILQFLVLRHNENQIEEMKKLARELQVDKLTFKTAQIYDNENAEEIVPSTNKFSRYKKDKSGNYKLKNKLYNHCWRSWQGCVITQEGNLVPCCFDKNANYSFGNVFENSFEQIWKSEGLKKFRQSILQNRKNIDICTNCTEGTNIWI
- a CDS encoding MGMT family protein, with the protein product MSKGNFFEQVYKVARQIPKGKVTTYGHIAEYLGSKGSARMVGWAMNSSFSSDIP
- a CDS encoding DUF5686 and carboxypeptidase regulatory-like domain-containing protein, which gives rise to MSSKRKIILFFLIAFLTGNFSLFAGYLQGRITDQDGTTLPFANIYEKNTSYGVSSDLNGEYFLELKAGKHIIVFSYIGYKSFEKEVIIYKTKATFLNVILKKAPQSLEEVEIISEYKDRSKEILAKVREKRKYYLSQIETYQCKTYTKTSIENKLIKIKASDTIPIKDSSRKKETEDLLVQLKNEKLNLIESVTESYFKAPSTYKEVVIAHHDYVEKKRHIGKTASFGMEYGRNSIVPQQKISKNPYIVYEDISSCDFNFYKNLIDFPALSQKPLLSPIASNSALSYKYEFKGSFIENGKLIYKIGVIPIFRTEILFSGLLFIEDSSWAIKAVDLTIKSPLLNYCKEFRVIQNYKEIEDSKYLPIRREFFYTIRDGKYNILGNTRIDHSHYELNKEFPPKTFTNEIKEYEVDAFDKDSIFWKNQRPITLKKSELKFISKSDSLERYYTSDEYYRKRDSAFNKINFWSLLVGAGHRNRAKGNEFFIDGLLGQINFLGIGGYRHTLPGYFMKEFDNNIILETRGFIDYGFKNEDIKGKIGVGLTYLPKKFVRTFIETGYFYDQINTYSSLEHLFSRSNYIKTKSISIAQRMEIINGLFCEFTFEYSDQDPLKNIQLSEWAKYVFGEIKYANDFERYIKTEIKLKLKYIIGQKYIIKKNKKIILGTDYPELFFAYRKGIFGLFDSEVNFDYLEIGTKSEMKLARFGTSRWNVTAGSFVNRKALRPLEYRYFRGSDLYIFSDPLFSFQLLGPTLNTSTEFFRANYIHHFEGTLLNKVPLINRLGLGIAAGTGTLLIPDENFSHFEMFAGLERNIRIKNELFRLGIYAVTADNSIDDAK